The sequence below is a genomic window from Vibrio spartinae.
GTCCTCGGATCATAAACTCAGGACGAAACCGGAATAGCGCTTGCCCGTTATTGAGCGTGGCTTCTGGCGTAATGTATAGCGCGTGTTTTTCCGGGTCTTTATGCCATTCCCTGAAACACTGCACTAACTGCCGTTGATTTCTGACGAGCCAATAACTGGAATTCGAGCCTTTAAATAAGATGTAGCCGACAAATTTACCGAGAGGACTATCCGCTTTATCAATCATCAGTGTCGCGTGCGGCATTGCCAGTCCGGGAATATGATCAAAAATACTGACGTGGGGGGATGCAACAACGCATCCTGCAGTATGATGCCCCACCGCTTCCGGTGTCATATTACAACGAACTCGTATGCCTAACAGGCGGATGAAGCCCCGGTATACAGACTTTCTTTTCGCACGAGGAAATATCGGAAACACCAGTCCGTAAGCGCCAATCAGCAACAGACGGAACAGCAGTAATAACAATCCAAATGGTATATATAGCACTGTCAACACTGAAAAGTGGTTCCATAGTTTCACATCACATAATGTCGAGATAGGGACATCCCGACATAACGTGGATTGCTCAATATTTTGCATGTACTGTTTCCCGTGTTTCTTGTTTCTGAATGTACTGATAAAGTTTTTGAGCAGTACTTTCGTTTTTGTCTCTGACCTTGAAGAAGTTATCTCGGTCATAGTCAATCTTGAGGTGATCACCGAATGGGGTGGAAATAATTCGGCACTGTTCACGGTCAAGGTTGAGGTATTTCAGATTCATCTGAATGGCACGGGTGTGTTTAATGTTCGTGAGTGTATAAACGGACGTGAATCCCAGTACATCAAAGGCCCAGCATAATGCTGTATGCCCTGCTAAATATGTCCAGGGCGTTCCCCAGTATTTTGGTAAATAACGCATTCCGAAGTTAATACCAAATTGTTTCTCTTCAAATCCAGCGTATCCCATGAAAGGGGCATTGGCTCCTTGAGAAACAACCCAGCGAGCCCATCCTTTTTGTTCTTGATTCTGTCTAAATCGTTCAACTTCATCGTTGATAATATCGATTGTTCTTACCTGCCCAGAAGAAATAAACTTCATATTTTCTTCATCGGAAGCCAATGTCGCATATCCCTGAATATCATCATCATTCCACTTACGCAGCGTGATGCCGTATTTGCTACATATTACGTTATTCATCATATTTACCTACCGCCAAACTTCAGTTGTTCAATTGTTTATTATCGCCACATTGTTCAATGTGATGTTTCTACATCTCGTTCTAATACGTTGTGTTTTCCGTCCTTCTGTGGGTTCATATAACTGAGAACAGATGGAAAAGCTATGAACACTGGGTGAGGAGCTGAACTCTCTTCATCTTAGTATGTTTTCAAACATACTTATTACATCAATTATTATTGATATATAAACATCAACTCATCCAACCAGTGACTAAGTGCTACATGAGAAGCGTAAAAGTGACGGAAAATTTTATTGAGTGAATAGTACTTCGTTAAAATATTCCTCTTTTTAATTATCAATATAAATTTAAGTTATTTGCTCTTTGTTTTAATGTAAATAGTTGCTTATCGTCATAATTATCAAAAGAGGGAGTCGTGATCTTGATACGGCTAGCAAATCGCTAGGAGGAGAAAGGCACAGTGGATAAAATATAAAATAAAATAAAATCATCTAAAAAAATAAAAAATATACTCTTTAGTCTCTAATATGAGAAATTTTTCTTAATTTTTCTTTTGTGAGACTCACACTGTAGAGCAGAGTTATATAAGAATGTTAGCGCTTTCATGTGAATCAATTGGACATATATGATGCTTAATAGTTTTAAATTAGGAAAAAATGTGGACATCGTGCTTTTCTACGATTTTCCATTTATAGATATCGATTTTATCAATATGATTGACACAGTTAATCAAACACCAATAGTAAGTTGTTATTTATCAGTATAATATACTTTAAAAAGGTTGTTATGGTATTCGTAACCGCAACGAAACATCTTATGACACATTGTGATTTCTAGTGTGACAACTTTGCAGTGATGATGATATCCAGGAGGAAGATATGACCCAAACGTTAGTGATCGTCGATGTTCAAAATGATTTCTCACCATCTGGCGCCTTACCTGTGCCTGATGGCGATTGTGTGGTTACAGTGATCAATCGGTTAATGTCTTGTTTTGAGCATGTTGTTGCGACGCAAGACTGGCATCCTGCTGGCCACGGTAGCTTCGCGTCCGTACATCATATGTCTCCCGGTGAGATGATTGAACTGAATGGCATTCAACAGCTTCTATGGCCCGATCACTGTATTCAATCATCTTGGGGATCCGAATTCATTCCCGGATTAGCACAGAACAATATTGAATATATTGTCTATAAAGGCAGCAATCCTGAGATTGATAGTTATAGTGGATTCTTTGACAATGGAAAACAGCAATCAACCGGACTTTTGGATTATTTGAAAAAAATCAATTCAGATGAATTGTATATTGTCGGACTTGCGACAGACTACTGTGTGCTATTTACAGCACTTGATGCCGTTGAACTTGGCTTTCAAACTTATGTTGTTCAGGATGCCTGTCGTGCTGTGAACCTAGCTCCTGATGACGAAGAGAAAGCGCTGGCGAAAATGGCGCAAGCGGGCTGTCAGATTATACAGTCAAGAGATGTGCTGAACGAATGATGATATATAGATAAATGATGATATATAGATAAATGATTGTATATAAAACCGCATTTATCAATGCTGCTGCTCAGCAAAACCGATGATGAAAGGTCAGGAGGCAACACGTCAGCGCATCGGTATGAAAAGAGCCAGTAACCAGACTGACCCATCCATGGTTTTACTTCCGACGGTATAGTCTTTCGGGCCTGCCAACTCGACCATGTTGGATAATCGCTTCAAGGAAGCTGGTGGAGGTGCAATATTCCAGATATCGGCGAGCGGTTGTTTTACTGATACCAACCAACTTACCCAGTGACTCAGCAGTGTGTGTCACATCTTCTTCTTGATAAATGACCTTGATCTTATCCAGTGTCAGTTCATCAATCCCTTTGGGGAGATTATCTTGATGGTATTGTGCTTTTGATTGAAAGTTGAGTAATTCATCGACATGCCTTTGATTGAAGTTATCTGCGGCTTTCAGTGAATTGTTATACTTTAAATAGCGTTCAAGTGAATCCTGTAGTCGGTCATAGGCAATCGGTTTGAGCAGGTAGTCAAAAACACCGCAGCGAACTGCCTCACGGACGGTTTCCATATCTGAGGCTGCGGTGACAAAAATGACGTCCGGCATGCTTCCGCCTGAAATCATCTCCTTCAGTAAATCCAGACCACATCCATCGGGAAGAAAGTTATCTAATATAATTAATTGTGGTTTTAAAAAACGGAGCATGCTACGCGCTTCAGCCAGAGAGCGGGCAACACCAACCGGACGAAACCTAGGCATTTGATTCAGGTAGTAAGTGTGAAAATCAGAGATACTGACTTCATCTTCAACAATCAATACATCAAATACATCCATTATTATGTACTCACGTTAGGGATGAAAATAGAAAAAATGGTACCTTTGGGTTCAGCATGGTCAATCAATATCGTGCCATTGGCCTGAGTGACCAGACGATGGACGAGATATAAACCGATACCATGTCCCGGCTGTTCCTTGCTACTGACGCCCTTGGTAAAAAGTGAATCAGAAATTGCTTCGGGGATACCAGTACCATTGTCCGCTACCTCAATGACGAGTTCATCTGAGGCATCGGTTAAAAGCAGTGTAATTGTTTTATTACTGCTATCGCTTTTTAAAGTAGCTTCAAAGGCATTGTCAAGTAGATTCCCCAAAATTGCGGCCAGTTCGTCGGATGACATACATTGTGGTTGTTTTTTCATCTGACAGAGTGGATCAAAATCCAATTGTAGGCCGAGTTCTTTTGCGCGGCTATATTTTCCCAGAAGGAGTCCGGCAATAATACGCGAGCAGAAAGTTTGGGTAATATAATCGATCAGTTGTTGTTGATTTTGGGTTTCTTTCTGAATGGCTTGAATGGCCTCATCATAAGCGCCAATTTGTACTAATCCTCCGATAGTGGATAACCGATTGGTATATTCATGACTGAGCACACGAAGGTTTTCCGTATGCTGGCGAATTTGTGAAATTTGTGATGTCAGGGTATTGATGTCATCGCGTTTCCGGAAACTCACAACCCAGCCAATATGTTTTTCGTGATCCCAAATGTTGATTCGGTTGGCAACCAATGTTTCACCGTTGCAGGTGATCAGCTCATCTTGTTGGTCATTGATGTCAACTTGACCATGTGGGTCGCTACCCATAAAAAATGAAGCGGGCGTGACGAATTCAGTAATGGATCTGCCAAGTAAATACTTGGGCGGATGTGCGATGCCCAATGTTTTGAGTGCGCGGCTATTGACCGATAAAATTTCGCCTTGAGTACTGACAGCGATAATGCCTTCATAAACACTTTGTAAGATTGAACTCTGTAAGCGCAGAGAGAGCGCAATTTCTTCTGGTTCCATTTCGAACATTTGTCGTTTGATATGTTTGGTAAATAACCAAGCACCGAGCATGGATAAAATCAGCAGGGCAAATAAGGCATAAAAAAGCGGATAGGAATATAATGCCATCCAATCACTGATGCTATTCATCAAGTAACCAACGGAGATGACACCGATAATCTCATTGTGTTGATTAATAATGGCGGATTTCCCGCGGATCGCAAAGCCTAAACTCCCTTTTCTTAAAGACGAATAATATTCCCCGTATTTTAACGCACGAACGTTATCCCCCCCTTGCATTGGAAAACCGACTTTATTTGAGTCAGGGTGTGCCAGCCGAATCCCTTTTTTGTTGCCGACAACAATGAAGTCTGCATCCGAGATCGCTTGTAGCTCATGGACGGTGTGCTGAATCGCTTCAATATTGTGTTGCTCGATGTTGTGAATCAATACCTTATTATGTGCAATCTCTCGGGCTTGGATGACAGCTTTGGTTCTAAACTGATGTTCGAGACTTTTAGTGAGTGTGAGATGAAAAAAGACAGTAACCAATATTAATTGAATCGAAATAACAAAGATAAGCAGAAGGGCAACCCTGAGCTGGAATGATAGCTTCTGACATATATGTGTATGAGCGGCTTGAAAAATCGGTTTGAGCATAACGGGTATATTAAGGCTAATTGTTATTCGTGATTATATCGATTCTATGGATGAATAGAATTGACGTGAGTGGTTCAATATCCATTTTTAGACGTTGAATATCTTGTGTTTCTTATAGCCGTGCGTTCTGCATCACAATTGTGAGATATCAATACAATGCAGTTTGTCAGTCGGCTGGTGATTATTATGTGATGATTGTTGTTATATTCATGAGTGATTTAAGATGAGCAGGCGGTCTGGTTAGAGCGCGTCGGATGACGCGCTCTAAGGAAAGGCGAATTACATAAATATCCCGAATACGACACTGGCGATGATGAGAACAATACCACCACCAAGACGCGAAGAGATTTGGGCATAAGAGAGTAAGTTCATTCGGTTAGAGGCGGCCAGCACTTCAAGGTCACCTGATCCCCCACGGTTTGCCATACACAGACCCGCCGTGATTGAAGATTCAACCGGATAAAAGCCCATCATCCAACCACCGAGTGCAGAGCCAAAAATTGCGCCCGTTACAATGAGTGTCGCAATAATGACATTGGTGAGCGTCAGTGCATTCATCACTGCACCCAGATCGGTGTAAGCAATACCGACACCGACCATCAAGACCCAAAGCAACTGTTTAGAAAAGAAGGAAGAAAGACGTTTTGCACCTTCTTTGATTTCATCCGAGCAAAGACCTGCACCGTTGATGATTGCCACAATAATGACCATGTAAGCGAATGTATGAATTTTGATATCACCAAATCCAGGGAGAATATGCTTGGAAAGTGAGGCTGAGAATGTATAAACACAGGCAGCAAGCATCAGACCAATAGCTATTTCACGAGGTGTAATCGTCAATGTCTTGGTTTCTTCGCTCACATTGAAATTTGATTTACGTATCAGTTCTCCGTTACCGGTTAGTGAAGGGATTTTATCGCCTAAACCATTTAGAATGGCTGCAGCAACAATTGCAACGATATTGGCAATCGTAAGAATTGCAATCGCAACTGAGTAGTACTGCTCTTTTGAACCGCCTGTGACGGACTCGTAAATTTCAGACAGCGGAATCGCGCCTGCGCCATTACCACCGCCCATAATTGGGAGTACATACAGCATCATAATCCGGTCCACCGGAATGCCGAAAATCATGCCCCCTAAGATACCAAGAATCGATGCCCCGGCCACTGCTGCGAGAATTGTTGGAATATAGCCAACTAATGAACGCAGCAGAAGTTTTCGATTGACTGCCAGAATCGAACCGGTAATCAATACCGCGATAAATAAGTCAAGGAAGTCCGTTTTTTTCATGACATCGGTGACCGCGGTAATTTCTCTTTGGGTCAACAATCCGGTATGGACGAACCAAGCTGCGACAAGAAAAATCATCACTGGCGCGCCACCTATATATTTATTGAATATCGGTAGACGCTTACCGAATTCACCAAATATTGCCCCGACGACAAACATAAAGCTGAAGCCACCAACAATATTGTTAGGCAGCGTATCTGTAATATGTGCAGTCAGAACTACAAGAAAGAGTAGGGCAAAAAGATGGAATGGTATGCCGAATATTTTTATTTGTGACAGCAATGAGTGAGATCCCTGAGCGTCACTTGTTATTCGTAACGTTTTTTCATTCATAATCAATTTCCGTAGGTTGATGTTCAATTTAACAATTTAGATAAAAAATTGATCCATAATTGTGAAAAAGTTCATTGAATGAAGTGACGTTAAAA
It includes:
- a CDS encoding lysophospholipid acyltransferase family protein; its protein translation is MQNIEQSTLCRDVPISTLCDVKLWNHFSVLTVLYIPFGLLLLLFRLLLIGAYGLVFPIFPRAKRKSVYRGFIRLLGIRVRCNMTPEAVGHHTAGCVVASPHVSIFDHIPGLAMPHATLMIDKADSPLGKFVGYILFKGSNSSYWLVRNQRQLVQCFREWHKDPEKHALYITPEATLNNGQALFRFRPEFMIRGQPVVPIALKVKLPFGLSPSPMMSPGYIRFMTILMMPYIHFEVAYLDKLHYYSREQTPQAFADSVQQDIADYLKIPATHWTRDDKYSYREQLKQL
- a CDS encoding GNAT family N-acetyltransferase, producing MMNNVICSKYGITLRKWNDDDIQGYATLASDEENMKFISSGQVRTIDIINDEVERFRQNQEQKGWARWVVSQGANAPFMGYAGFEEKQFGINFGMRYLPKYWGTPWTYLAGHTALCWAFDVLGFTSVYTLTNIKHTRAIQMNLKYLNLDREQCRIISTPFGDHLKIDYDRDNFFKVRDKNESTAQKLYQYIQKQETRETVHAKY
- the pncA gene encoding bifunctional nicotinamidase/pyrazinamidase, with amino-acid sequence MTQTLVIVDVQNDFSPSGALPVPDGDCVVTVINRLMSCFEHVVATQDWHPAGHGSFASVHHMSPGEMIELNGIQQLLWPDHCIQSSWGSEFIPGLAQNNIEYIVYKGSNPEIDSYSGFFDNGKQQSTGLLDYLKKINSDELYIVGLATDYCVLFTALDAVELGFQTYVVQDACRAVNLAPDDEEKALAKMAQAGCQIIQSRDVLNE
- a CDS encoding response regulator; amino-acid sequence: MMDVFDVLIVEDEVSISDFHTYYLNQMPRFRPVGVARSLAEARSMLRFLKPQLIILDNFLPDGCGLDLLKEMISGGSMPDVIFVTAASDMETVREAVRCGVFDYLLKPIAYDRLQDSLERYLKYNNSLKAADNFNQRHVDELLNFQSKAQYHQDNLPKGIDELTLDKIKVIYQEEDVTHTAESLGKLVGISKTTARRYLEYCTSTSFLEAIIQHGRVGRPERLYRRK
- a CDS encoding ATP-binding protein gives rise to the protein MLKPIFQAAHTHICQKLSFQLRVALLLIFVISIQLILVTVFFHLTLTKSLEHQFRTKAVIQAREIAHNKVLIHNIEQHNIEAIQHTVHELQAISDADFIVVGNKKGIRLAHPDSNKVGFPMQGGDNVRALKYGEYYSSLRKGSLGFAIRGKSAIINQHNEIIGVISVGYLMNSISDWMALYSYPLFYALFALLILSMLGAWLFTKHIKRQMFEMEPEEIALSLRLQSSILQSVYEGIIAVSTQGEILSVNSRALKTLGIAHPPKYLLGRSITEFVTPASFFMGSDPHGQVDINDQQDELITCNGETLVANRINIWDHEKHIGWVVSFRKRDDINTLTSQISQIRQHTENLRVLSHEYTNRLSTIGGLVQIGAYDEAIQAIQKETQNQQQLIDYITQTFCSRIIAGLLLGKYSRAKELGLQLDFDPLCQMKKQPQCMSSDELAAILGNLLDNAFEATLKSDSSNKTITLLLTDASDELVIEVADNGTGIPEAISDSLFTKGVSSKEQPGHGIGLYLVHRLVTQANGTILIDHAEPKGTIFSIFIPNVST
- the citS gene encoding citrate/sodium symporter CitS, which produces MNEKTLRITSDAQGSHSLLSQIKIFGIPFHLFALLFLVVLTAHITDTLPNNIVGGFSFMFVVGAIFGEFGKRLPIFNKYIGGAPVMIFLVAAWFVHTGLLTQREITAVTDVMKKTDFLDLFIAVLITGSILAVNRKLLLRSLVGYIPTILAAVAGASILGILGGMIFGIPVDRIMMLYVLPIMGGGNGAGAIPLSEIYESVTGGSKEQYYSVAIAILTIANIVAIVAAAILNGLGDKIPSLTGNGELIRKSNFNVSEETKTLTITPREIAIGLMLAACVYTFSASLSKHILPGFGDIKIHTFAYMVIIVAIINGAGLCSDEIKEGAKRLSSFFSKQLLWVLMVGVGIAYTDLGAVMNALTLTNVIIATLIVTGAIFGSALGGWMMGFYPVESSITAGLCMANRGGSGDLEVLAASNRMNLLSYAQISSRLGGGIVLIIASVVFGIFM